From the Sphingomonas sabuli genome, the window CTGCCGGACTGATCGGGACCGGGCGCGTCGGCCAGGTCCGGGTTCGCGGCGCCACCGAGTTCGAAATCAGCCCGCAAAGCCGGTTCCGCTCCGCCGAGCTGTCCGGCTATTGGTCTGCGTCCGATACGGCGGACTGGGAAGGAACGCTCGCGTACGACGGTCCGCAAAAGCGCGGCCGGGCGCGCATCAGCCATATTCGCCGGTTCGACGCCTTCGCCCTCGCGGTGACAGGCGAAGCGGCGACCGACGGATCGGTCGCGGTCGGGTTCAACATGAACTTCTCGCTCGACTGGGCCCAGGGATTGACCATGTCGCGCAAGCCGCTGGCGGGCGCCGGGTCGGTCCGCGCGCGCGTCTATCGCGACGTCAACGGCAACGGCATTGCCGACGCCGGCGAACCGTTTGAGAAAGGCGCGATCATCACCGCCGGACAAAGCGTGTCCGAACAGCCGACCGACGCAGCCGGCCGCGTTCTGCTCGCCGGCTTGCCGACCTATCGCCCGATCACGGTCGGTCTGGACCGCAGCAGCCTGTCGGATCCGATGCTGGCGCCGAAAAAGGCGCTGCAGGTCGTCACGCCGCGCCCCGGCGTACCGGCGGAAGTGGAAATCGCGCTGGTTGCGTCTGGCGAGATCGAAGGGTCGGTGGTCCGGAACGGCGGGCTCGGCTTCGAAGGGGTCGAGCTGGAGCTGCTCGATTCCACCGGCGCCGTGGTGGCGACCACGCGTTCCGACTTCGACGGCTATTTCCTGTTCGAACGCATACCGTACGGCGAATATTCGATCCGCCTGGGCAAGGAATCGTCCGAAGTCATCGGCATAAGTCGCGACATCGGGGTCAAGGCGGTGATCAGCGACGAACAGCCGGTGCTGCGCCTCGGCTCCACGCCCCTCGAGCGGCAGACCATCGCGTCGAAATAGTCGTCTCAGACGACTTTCCAAAAGCTCGACGCTTCGCTGCGATGGGATGCCGGCGTTAATTCGCCGGTGCATGCCTGGTGCGGTCGAGAAGACTCGAACTTCCACGGCCTTTCGGCCACAGCGACCTCAACGCTGCGCGTCTACCAGTTCCGCCACGACCGCACGTCATGAGATGGACGGCCGGATAGCCGTCCTCTGGCAAGGCCCGCGCCTCTATCAAAGCGATTCCCCCCGCGCAATGGCGCGCGTCTGTCCCACCGCGGGACAGTGGTTAAAGCGTCGTTTACCATTTGCCCCTCCCAGCGTTACATCGGGGAGATGATTGGCCTCTTAGCCCTAGCTGCAGCGACCGCGGTTCAGACGCCGGTCGCCCCGCGCCAGCCGCTGGCGCAGCAGGCGACGGCGACGGTACGGATCATTTCCGGGGCTCGCGTGACGGCGACGGAAATCCCTACGGACACGCAGGTGAAGGTGATGGAAACGCGCCGACCGGATGGCAGCCGCGTCGCCTCCCGAATTGTCGAATTTCCCTGAAGAATCAGCTCTTGAGGGTCAACGTAACCGTCGAATCGAGGCCGCTGGCCGGAACGTCCATCTCGGCGCTGTTGAAGCTGGCGCTCCCGCCTGGGGGAAGCGAGCGGGCCGGCGGGGCGATGGTCCAAGAATAGAGCAGCTTGCCGCCCTTGTCGCGAAGCTCCGCCTCGATCGGCGGCACTTGCAGGTCTTTCGCACTCGGGTTGATGACCCGTCCGCTGACGACCACCAGTTCGTTGCCGCTGGCGAGCTTCTGCCGTTCGGGCTGGCCGGGCGCGATCTGCAGGGCGGTCGGCCCGGCGGACGCAAGTCCAACGCCCTGGCGGACGTAATCGGGCGCGAGCAACCACAGGCCGAGCACGACGAGTACGACCAGAACGACGGCAAATAGTATGCCCATCAGCCAGGTGCGCTTGCGGTCGCCGCCGTCTTCGGCGCGAACGGCCGCCAATTCTTCGGCGTCGGGCACTTCCTTGGCGATGTCGAATTGATCGCCTTCCAGCGTGTCGACCGGATAGGTTCCGTGCGGCTGGACAGGGATCGGGGCCGGTGCCTCGACGAAATCCTGTTCCGCGTTGACGGGATCGGCCGGCGCGTCCGCCTCTTCTTCGCCCCGTTCGTACGTGGGCTCGGCGGGATAGTCGGACTGGTCGTCGGACGTCTCAGGCGGAGGGGTCGCGGCCTGCTCCTCAGCTGGCGGCTCGATCTGGTTCTCATCGGTAGGTGCGTCGGCGCCGTCCGGCATCTGGTGCCAGCTGTTGCCGCAAGCGGCGCAGCGGACTTTGCGGCCCCCATCCGGGATCGCGCCGTCTTTCACTGCATATTGGGTGCTGCACTCCGGGCAGGTCAGGATCATTTCGCGGAGGTCTCCCCGTTCTTCGTCTGGCGTAAACAGTAATGCACGGGCGTTGGCAAGGATGCGGACGCTGTGCGAAGAGACCGTCTATAAGCGGGGAGGGCGCCTCTGTCGGCGATCGTTCAGTTCGAAAGCGTTGGACTGCGCTACGGCACCGGTGCCGAAGTGCTCCGCGACATGGATTTTTCCTTGTCGAAGGGGCATTTCTATTTCCTCACCGGCGCCTCCGGCGCGGGCAAGACGTCGCTGCTCAAGCTGCTGTATCTGGCACAACGGCCGACGCGCGGACGGATCCGCCTGTTCGGGCAGGATCTGAGCGATGCCGGTCGCGACGAACTGCCCAGCTTCCGCCGCCGCATCGGCGTCGTATTCCAGGATTTCCGCCTCGTCCGCCACCTGTCGGCATTCGACAATGTGGCGCTGCCGTTGCGCATCGCCGGTTATGCGGAGGAGGAGATTGCCTCCGCGGTCCGTGAAATCCTCGACTGGGTCGGGCTTGGCGACCGCGCGGGCGCGCGCCCGGCGACGCTGTCCGGCGGCGAACAGCAGCGGGTCGCGATCGCGCGCGCCGTGATCACCCGGCCGGAGCTGCTGGTGGCCGACGAACCGACCGGTAATGTCGACGCGGACATGGCCAAGCGCCTGCTGCACCTGTTCGGCGCGCTCAACGACCTGGGCACCACCGTC encodes:
- the ftsE gene encoding cell division ATP-binding protein FtsE is translated as MSAIVQFESVGLRYGTGAEVLRDMDFSLSKGHFYFLTGASGAGKTSLLKLLYLAQRPTRGRIRLFGQDLSDAGRDELPSFRRRIGVVFQDFRLVRHLSAFDNVALPLRIAGYAEEEIASAVREILDWVGLGDRAGARPATLSGGEQQRVAIARAVITRPELLVADEPTGNVDADMAKRLLHLFGALNDLGTTVVVATHDLGLIASTPRAQLMRLDRGHLVDPTGAFRNPPNSERAERRP
- a CDS encoding zinc-ribbon domain-containing protein, whose amino-acid sequence is MILTCPECSTQYAVKDGAIPDGGRKVRCAACGNSWHQMPDGADAPTDENQIEPPAEEQAATPPPETSDDQSDYPAEPTYERGEEEADAPADPVNAEQDFVEAPAPIPVQPHGTYPVDTLEGDQFDIAKEVPDAEELAAVRAEDGGDRKRTWLMGILFAVVLVVLVVLGLWLLAPDYVRQGVGLASAGPTALQIAPGQPERQKLASGNELVVVSGRVINPSAKDLQVPPIEAELRDKGGKLLYSWTIAPPARSLPPGGSASFNSAEMDVPASGLDSTVTLTLKS